The following proteins are encoded in a genomic region of Ostrinia nubilalis chromosome 1, ilOstNubi1.1, whole genome shotgun sequence:
- the LOC135088607 gene encoding myosin-IIIb-like isoform X4 yields the protein MRSDMAYRGLSQHVELDRAADPRDRFNLQELIGEGTYGEVYCARDKKTGRRVAVKILENITENIEEIEEEFLVFRDLSSHPNIPEFFGLFLKRGLSADDDQIWFVMELCTGGSVTDLCAGLRARGSSLTEPQLAYVLRGTVRALTHLHAHRCMHRDVKGHNILLTEDGEVKLVDFGVSSHLAATAARRNTSVGTPYWMAPEVIACEQQLDQSYDCRCDVWSVGITAIELAEGEPPLSGLHPMRALFQIPRNPPPSLSHPDLFSPQLVDFIADCLIKDMNQRPFARELLEHPLLLAVSAFEDKIRKELQAEIKRQRAEGRSCRAPDATTKRGKLKSHRKAKPEKMYTDDLATLEVLTEDAIVEQLQKRYNQNQIYTYIGDILVAVNPFTDIGIYTTKVNNTSSQQIYQGRCRSDNPPHIYAVADAAHQALMHQKQHQAIVISGESGAGKTESANLLLKQLVFLSKTQSGNVEEKILQVNPIMEAFGNARTGINANSSRFGKYLDMSMMRVGRISGARISVYLLEQSRVVHQALGESNFHVFYYLYDGLESEGRWRKFYLDEQLKSRHRYLQPLSVVHREHNVHRWRQLNQAFKVVGFQEEEVQIIYKMLAAILHLGDIEFGEMAGEDNADNRATIIDTAPLHRASCLLGVETADLRECLTSSSVVARGETIARHSSPTEAAVARDATARGLYARAFDRIVERINALLCQNRPHSNEQLSIGILDIFGFENFTKNSFEQLCINVANEQIQYYFNQHIFTWEQQEYMAEGVPVDLVEFSDNRPVLDMLLSRPMGLLALLDEESRFPRASDRTLIEKFHNNVKSKYYVRPKSDAICFAVHHFAGRVVYQADGFLEKNRNFLPPEVVQLMRQSQYDIIRFLFQCPITKTGNLYSPLQGDIDSRTLESPVYGDSRDRFNSRGLASQSRAQQTVATYFRYSLMELLQKMVSGTPQFVRCLKPNDSRSPKHFDSAKILKQLRYTGVLETIRIRQNGFSHRLPFEEFLKRYGFLAYSYDEEVKPNRDTCRILLMRLKMDGWALGKSKVFLKYYHVEVLARIYEEQIRKVVLVQASARGWLARRYFQRLKAQMAISVLTLQRHVRGWLTRKRLQERQRQLAREFQREQESQRRHQKPGVPNKNKAMMKAKALRRMTSDDSDSNEIMSGNKENIDTARAAVVIQSHFRGYTARRKWAKGRAPPPPPQHAPPPTPQQLMQQYSVQERAAQLQTFADRVHDKNQEVHKNLRRNKPGIRLHDVQRPPDEYRPPPGFTLVPAIVRGQPSQLEQDASRLSSPSPEFLESPARPWDQPLLSKKDFEIKPTRYQAHSNEHCEDRHLQPNQNWQNLPCSRQCGGLVRYSPQHEFARFWP from the exons ATGCGCAGCGACATGGCTTACCGCGGGCTGTCGCAGCACGTGGAGCTGGACAGGGCCGCCGACCCCCGCGACCGGTTCAACCTGCAGGAGCTCATCGGCGAGGGCACCTATGGAGAGGTGTACTGCGCGCGCGACAAGAAGACTGGCAGACGGGTCGCAGTCAAG ATATTGGAGAACATAACGGAAAATATTGAGGAGATTGAAGAGGAATTTTTAGTTTTCCGTGATCTGTCCAGTCATCCCAATATTCCTGAGTTCTTTGGTCTGTTCCTCAAACGTGGCCTATCAGCTGATGACGACCAAATATGGTTCGTTATGGAA CTGTGTACTGGTGGTTCAGTGACTGACCTATGTGCTGGATTGAGGGCTCGTGGCAGCAGTCTTACGGAGCCTCAGCTGGCCTACGTCCTACGTGGGACCGTACGTGCCCTCACGCATCTCCATGCTCACCGGTGCATGCACCGTGACGTCAAAGGTCACAACATACTTCTCACCGAAGATGGCGAAGTGAAACTGGTCGACTTCGGAGTGTCCTCGCATCTGGCAGCCACAGCTGCGAGAAGAAATACGTCAGTAGGCACCCCCTATTGGATGGCTCCAGAA GTCATCGCATGCGAACAGCAATTGGATCAGTCGTATGACTGCAGATGCGATGTGTGGTCAGTTGGTATTACAGCCATTGAGTTGGCAGAAGGAGAACCTCCACTATCGGGATTACATCCAATGAGAGCCCTCTTTCAAATTCCGAGAAATCCTCCACCATCTTTATCCCATCCAGATTTGTTCTCGCCACAGCTCGTAGATTTCATTGCTGACTGTCTCATCAAGGACATGAATCAAAGACCCTTTGCAAGAGAACTCCTTGAACATCCATTGCTATTAGCAGTTAGTGCTTTCGAAGATAAg ATCCGCAAAGAGCTCCAAGCTGAAATAAAACGGCAAAGAGCCGAGGGCCGCAGCTGTCGAGCACCAGATGCCACTACTAAAAGAGGGAAACTCAAATCTCACCGAAAAGCGAAACCAGAGAAAATGTATACCGATGACTTAGCTACTCTAGAAGTTTTAACAGAAGACGCTATTGTGGAGCAACTCCAAAAGAGATACAATCAGAATCAAATATACACGTATATTGGAGACATTTTGGTCGCGGTCAACCCTTTCACTGATATCGGAATCTACACGACGAAGGTAAATAATACTTCG agtCAACAAATATACCAGGGTCGGTGCCGGTCGGACAACCCACCCCATATTTACGCGGTGGCCGACGCCGCTCACCAGGCGCTCATGCATCAGAAGCAGCATCAGGCCATAGTCATCTCGGGCGAGAGCGGTGCTGGCAAAACCGAGTCGGCCAACCTTTTGCTGAAGCAACTTGTATTCTTATCGAAG ACACAAAGTGGCAATGTAGAAGAAAAGATTCTCCAAGTGAATCCGATCATGGAGGCTTTCGGCAACGCCCGAACAGGGATCAACGCGAACAGTTCCCGCTTCGGGAAGTACCTGGACATGTCCATGATGAGGGTCGGCAGGATCTCCGGGGCGAGGATATCCGTGTACCTTCTGGAACAGTCGAGAGTGGTGCATCAGGCTTT GGGTGAAAGCAACTTCCACGTGTTCTACTACCTATACGACGGGCTGGAGAGCGAGGGTCGCTGGAGGAAGTTCTACCTGGATGAGCAGCTCAAGTCCCGGCACCGGTACCTGCAGCCGTTGTCTGTGGTCCACCGCGAGCACAACGTGCATCGGTGGAGGCAGCTCAATCAGGCTTTCAAG GTCGTTGGATTCCAAGAAGAAGAGGTacaaataatatacaaaatgcTGGCAGCTATTTTGCATCTCGGCGATATCGAATTCGGGGAAATGGCTGGCGAAGACAACGCAGACAACAGAGCTACTATTATCGACACAGCGCCACTTCACAGAG CATCATGTCTCCTCGGCGTGGAGACTGCAGACCTCCGGGAATGCCTCACGAGCAGCAGCGTGGTGGCCAGGGGAGAGACCATAGCCAGGCACAGTTCGCCCACCGAAGCTGCCGTGGCAAGGGACGCGACCGCTAGGGGACTCTACGCGAGAGCCTTTGACAGGATCGTAGAGAGAATCAACGCTTTACTCTGCCAGAACAGACCACACAG CAATGAACAACTATCCATAGGGATACTTGACATCTTTGGATTCgaaaatttcactaaaaattcaTTCGAGCAGCTCTGTATTAACGTTGCAAACGAGCAAATACAGTACTACTTCAACCAGCACATCTTCACTTGGGAGCAGCAAGAGTACATGGCCGAAGGGGTTCCCGTGGACCTGGTGGAGTTCTCAGACAACAGGCCTGTGCTGGACATGCTCCTGTCTAGACCTATGGGACTGCTAGCTCTGCTGGACGAAGAAAGCAGATTCCCGCGGGCATCAGACAGAACTCTCATCG aaaaGTTTCACAACAATGTAAAGAGTAAATATTACGTCCGGCCGAAGTCTGATGCAATATGTTTTGCTGTGCATCACTTTGCGGGCCGCGTGGTTTACCAGGCTGACGGTTTCTTGGAGAAGAACAGGAACTTCTTACCACCAGAAGTGGTCCAGTTGATGAGGCAGAGCCAGTATGACATAATCAGATTCCTGTTTCAGTGCCCTATTACTAAGACTGGGAATTTATATTCACCTCTTCAAGGAGATATTGATTCTAGAACTTTAGAAAGTCCTGTCTACGGAGATTCTCGG GATCGATTTAACAGTCGAGGTCTTGCTTCGCAATCCCGTGCCCAGCAAACCGTGGCCACTTACTTCCGATATTCGTTGATGGAACTGCTCCAAAAGATGGTCAGTGGAACCCCTCAATTTGTCCGCTGCTTGAAACCAAACGACTCCCGATCGCCGAAACATTTCGACTCCGCAAAGATATTAAAGCAACTTAGGTATACTGGGGTGCTGGAAACAATTAGAATAAGGCAAAATGGATTCTCCCATCGTCTTCCATTTGAAGAGTTTTTGAAAAG GTATGGATTCTTAGCGTATAGCTATGACGAAGAAGTGAAACCAAATCGTGATACGTGTCGTATCCTACTCATGAGACTTAAAATGGATGGATGGGCTCTTGGTAAATCGAAGGTCTTCCTCAAGTATTACCACGTTGAAGTACTGGCTAGAATTTATGAGGAACAg aTAAGAAAAGTGGTGCTAGTGCAAGCAAGCGCCCGCGGCTGGCTCGCGCGCCGCTACTTCCAGCGGCTGAAGGCGCAGATGGCCATCTCGGTGCTGACGCTGCAGCGGCACGTGCGCGGCTGGCTCACCAGGAAGCGCCTGCAGGAGCGGCAGCGGCAGCTGGCCAGGGAGTTCCAGCGGGAGCAGGAGAGCCAGAGGAGACATCAAAAGCCTG GTGTACCAAACAAAAACAAGGCCATGATGAAAGCGAAGGCGCTGCGGCGCATGACGTCAGACGACAGCGACAGCAACGAGATCATGTCCGGCAACAAGGAGAACATCGACACCGCGCGCGCTGCCGTCGTCATACAGAGCC ATTTCCGCGGCTACACGGCCCGGCGCAAGTGGGCAAAAGGGCGGGcgcctccgccgccgccgcagcacgcgccgccgcccacgccgcAGCAGCTCATGCAGCAGTACTCGGTGCAGGAGCGCGCCGCACAGCTGCAGACCTTCGCTGACCGG GTCCACGACAAGAACCAAGAGGTCCACAAGAACCTGAGGCGGAACAAGCCGGGTATCCGTCTGCACGACGTGCAGCGGCCGCCGGACGAGTACCGGCCGCCGCCCGGGTTCACGCTCGTGCCCGCCATCGTGCGCGGCCAGCCTTCGCAGCTGGAGCAGGACGCAAGCAGACTATCCAG TCCCTCGCCAGAATTTCTGGAGAGCCCAGCGAGACCTTGGGATCAGCCATTGCTGAGTAAGAAAGACTTTGAGATCAAACCCACAAG ATACCAAGCCCACAGCAATGAGCACTGCGAGGACCGGCACCTGCAGCCCAACCAGAACTGGCAGAACCTGCCGTGCAGCCGCCAGTGCGGCGGGCTAGTCAGGTACTCCCCCCAGCACGAGTTCGCGCGATTCTGGCCGTGA
- the LOC135088607 gene encoding myosin-IIIb-like isoform X3, translating to MRSDMAYRGLSQHVELDRAADPRDRFNLQELIGEGTYGEVYCARDKKTGRRVAVKILENITENIEEIEEEFLVFRDLSSHPNIPEFFGLFLKRGLSADDDQIWFVMELCTGGSVTDLCAGLRARGSSLTEPQLAYVLRGTVRALTHLHAHRCMHRDVKGHNILLTEDGEVKLVDFGVSSHLAATAARRNTSVGTPYWMAPEVIACEQQLDQSYDCRCDVWSVGITAIELAEGEPPLSGLHPMRALFQIPRNPPPSLSHPDLFSPQLVDFIADCLIKDMNQRPFARELLEHPLLLAVSAFEDKIRKELQAEIKRQRAEGRSCRAPDATTKRGKLKSHRKAKPEKMYTDDLATLEVLTEDAIVEQLQKRYNQNQIYTYIGDILVAVNPFTDIGIYTTKVNNTSSQQIYQGRCRSDNPPHIYAVADAAHQALMHQKQHQAIVISGESGAGKTESANLLLKQLVFLSKTQSGNVEEKILQVNPIMEAFGNARTGINANSSRFGKYLDMSMMRVGRISGARISVYLLEQSRVVHQALGESNFHVFYYLYDGLESEGRWRKFYLDEQLKSRHRYLQPLSVVHREHNVHRWRQLNQAFKVVGFQEEEVQIIYKMLAAILHLGDIEFGEMAGEDNADNRATIIDTAPLHRASCLLGVETADLRECLTSSSVVARGETIARHSSPTEAAVARDATARGLYARAFDRIVERINALLCQNRPHSNEQLSIGILDIFGFENFTKNSFEQLCINVANEQIQYYFNQHIFTWEQQEYMAEGVPVDLVEFSDNRPVLDMLLSRPMGLLALLDEESRFPRASDRTLIEKFHNNVKSKYYVRPKSDAICFAVHHFAGRVVYQADGFLEKNRNFLPPEVVQLMRQSQYDIIRFLFQCPITKTGNLYSPLQGDIDSRTLESPVYGDSRDRFNSRGLASQSRAQQTVATYFRYSLMELLQKMVSGTPQFVRCLKPNDSRSPKHFDSAKILKQLRYTGVLETIRIRQNGFSHRLPFEEFLKRYGFLAYSYDEEVKPNRDTCRILLMRLKMDGWALGKSKVFLKYYHVEVLARIYEEQIRKVVLVQASARGWLARRYFQRLKAQMAISVLTLQRHVRGWLTRKRLQERQRQLAREFQREQESQRRHQKPGVPNKNKAMMKAKALRRMTSDDSDSNEIMSGNKENIDTARAAVVIQSHFRGYTARRKWAKGRAPPPPPQHAPPPTPQQLMQQYSVQERAAQLQTFADRVHDKNQEVHKNLRRNKPGIRLHDVQRPPDEYRPPPGFTLVPAIVRGQPSQLEQDASRLSRYQAHSNEHCEDRHLQPNQNWQNLPCSRQCGGLVSNKINELVKNAQKSEAPPRPVYNQAHDPESDFRKILRNSPEILATPIFSSDDDYTEGPFRFKQLLRPTLGPTESLRKRKVRNSPGQSPWMSDSSQDSTSSKQPLYNKRRPQISMGVYYN from the exons ATGCGCAGCGACATGGCTTACCGCGGGCTGTCGCAGCACGTGGAGCTGGACAGGGCCGCCGACCCCCGCGACCGGTTCAACCTGCAGGAGCTCATCGGCGAGGGCACCTATGGAGAGGTGTACTGCGCGCGCGACAAGAAGACTGGCAGACGGGTCGCAGTCAAG ATATTGGAGAACATAACGGAAAATATTGAGGAGATTGAAGAGGAATTTTTAGTTTTCCGTGATCTGTCCAGTCATCCCAATATTCCTGAGTTCTTTGGTCTGTTCCTCAAACGTGGCCTATCAGCTGATGACGACCAAATATGGTTCGTTATGGAA CTGTGTACTGGTGGTTCAGTGACTGACCTATGTGCTGGATTGAGGGCTCGTGGCAGCAGTCTTACGGAGCCTCAGCTGGCCTACGTCCTACGTGGGACCGTACGTGCCCTCACGCATCTCCATGCTCACCGGTGCATGCACCGTGACGTCAAAGGTCACAACATACTTCTCACCGAAGATGGCGAAGTGAAACTGGTCGACTTCGGAGTGTCCTCGCATCTGGCAGCCACAGCTGCGAGAAGAAATACGTCAGTAGGCACCCCCTATTGGATGGCTCCAGAA GTCATCGCATGCGAACAGCAATTGGATCAGTCGTATGACTGCAGATGCGATGTGTGGTCAGTTGGTATTACAGCCATTGAGTTGGCAGAAGGAGAACCTCCACTATCGGGATTACATCCAATGAGAGCCCTCTTTCAAATTCCGAGAAATCCTCCACCATCTTTATCCCATCCAGATTTGTTCTCGCCACAGCTCGTAGATTTCATTGCTGACTGTCTCATCAAGGACATGAATCAAAGACCCTTTGCAAGAGAACTCCTTGAACATCCATTGCTATTAGCAGTTAGTGCTTTCGAAGATAAg ATCCGCAAAGAGCTCCAAGCTGAAATAAAACGGCAAAGAGCCGAGGGCCGCAGCTGTCGAGCACCAGATGCCACTACTAAAAGAGGGAAACTCAAATCTCACCGAAAAGCGAAACCAGAGAAAATGTATACCGATGACTTAGCTACTCTAGAAGTTTTAACAGAAGACGCTATTGTGGAGCAACTCCAAAAGAGATACAATCAGAATCAAATATACACGTATATTGGAGACATTTTGGTCGCGGTCAACCCTTTCACTGATATCGGAATCTACACGACGAAGGTAAATAATACTTCG agtCAACAAATATACCAGGGTCGGTGCCGGTCGGACAACCCACCCCATATTTACGCGGTGGCCGACGCCGCTCACCAGGCGCTCATGCATCAGAAGCAGCATCAGGCCATAGTCATCTCGGGCGAGAGCGGTGCTGGCAAAACCGAGTCGGCCAACCTTTTGCTGAAGCAACTTGTATTCTTATCGAAG ACACAAAGTGGCAATGTAGAAGAAAAGATTCTCCAAGTGAATCCGATCATGGAGGCTTTCGGCAACGCCCGAACAGGGATCAACGCGAACAGTTCCCGCTTCGGGAAGTACCTGGACATGTCCATGATGAGGGTCGGCAGGATCTCCGGGGCGAGGATATCCGTGTACCTTCTGGAACAGTCGAGAGTGGTGCATCAGGCTTT GGGTGAAAGCAACTTCCACGTGTTCTACTACCTATACGACGGGCTGGAGAGCGAGGGTCGCTGGAGGAAGTTCTACCTGGATGAGCAGCTCAAGTCCCGGCACCGGTACCTGCAGCCGTTGTCTGTGGTCCACCGCGAGCACAACGTGCATCGGTGGAGGCAGCTCAATCAGGCTTTCAAG GTCGTTGGATTCCAAGAAGAAGAGGTacaaataatatacaaaatgcTGGCAGCTATTTTGCATCTCGGCGATATCGAATTCGGGGAAATGGCTGGCGAAGACAACGCAGACAACAGAGCTACTATTATCGACACAGCGCCACTTCACAGAG CATCATGTCTCCTCGGCGTGGAGACTGCAGACCTCCGGGAATGCCTCACGAGCAGCAGCGTGGTGGCCAGGGGAGAGACCATAGCCAGGCACAGTTCGCCCACCGAAGCTGCCGTGGCAAGGGACGCGACCGCTAGGGGACTCTACGCGAGAGCCTTTGACAGGATCGTAGAGAGAATCAACGCTTTACTCTGCCAGAACAGACCACACAG CAATGAACAACTATCCATAGGGATACTTGACATCTTTGGATTCgaaaatttcactaaaaattcaTTCGAGCAGCTCTGTATTAACGTTGCAAACGAGCAAATACAGTACTACTTCAACCAGCACATCTTCACTTGGGAGCAGCAAGAGTACATGGCCGAAGGGGTTCCCGTGGACCTGGTGGAGTTCTCAGACAACAGGCCTGTGCTGGACATGCTCCTGTCTAGACCTATGGGACTGCTAGCTCTGCTGGACGAAGAAAGCAGATTCCCGCGGGCATCAGACAGAACTCTCATCG aaaaGTTTCACAACAATGTAAAGAGTAAATATTACGTCCGGCCGAAGTCTGATGCAATATGTTTTGCTGTGCATCACTTTGCGGGCCGCGTGGTTTACCAGGCTGACGGTTTCTTGGAGAAGAACAGGAACTTCTTACCACCAGAAGTGGTCCAGTTGATGAGGCAGAGCCAGTATGACATAATCAGATTCCTGTTTCAGTGCCCTATTACTAAGACTGGGAATTTATATTCACCTCTTCAAGGAGATATTGATTCTAGAACTTTAGAAAGTCCTGTCTACGGAGATTCTCGG GATCGATTTAACAGTCGAGGTCTTGCTTCGCAATCCCGTGCCCAGCAAACCGTGGCCACTTACTTCCGATATTCGTTGATGGAACTGCTCCAAAAGATGGTCAGTGGAACCCCTCAATTTGTCCGCTGCTTGAAACCAAACGACTCCCGATCGCCGAAACATTTCGACTCCGCAAAGATATTAAAGCAACTTAGGTATACTGGGGTGCTGGAAACAATTAGAATAAGGCAAAATGGATTCTCCCATCGTCTTCCATTTGAAGAGTTTTTGAAAAG GTATGGATTCTTAGCGTATAGCTATGACGAAGAAGTGAAACCAAATCGTGATACGTGTCGTATCCTACTCATGAGACTTAAAATGGATGGATGGGCTCTTGGTAAATCGAAGGTCTTCCTCAAGTATTACCACGTTGAAGTACTGGCTAGAATTTATGAGGAACAg aTAAGAAAAGTGGTGCTAGTGCAAGCAAGCGCCCGCGGCTGGCTCGCGCGCCGCTACTTCCAGCGGCTGAAGGCGCAGATGGCCATCTCGGTGCTGACGCTGCAGCGGCACGTGCGCGGCTGGCTCACCAGGAAGCGCCTGCAGGAGCGGCAGCGGCAGCTGGCCAGGGAGTTCCAGCGGGAGCAGGAGAGCCAGAGGAGACATCAAAAGCCTG GTGTACCAAACAAAAACAAGGCCATGATGAAAGCGAAGGCGCTGCGGCGCATGACGTCAGACGACAGCGACAGCAACGAGATCATGTCCGGCAACAAGGAGAACATCGACACCGCGCGCGCTGCCGTCGTCATACAGAGCC ATTTCCGCGGCTACACGGCCCGGCGCAAGTGGGCAAAAGGGCGGGcgcctccgccgccgccgcagcacgcgccgccgcccacgccgcAGCAGCTCATGCAGCAGTACTCGGTGCAGGAGCGCGCCGCACAGCTGCAGACCTTCGCTGACCGG GTCCACGACAAGAACCAAGAGGTCCACAAGAACCTGAGGCGGAACAAGCCGGGTATCCGTCTGCACGACGTGCAGCGGCCGCCGGACGAGTACCGGCCGCCGCCCGGGTTCACGCTCGTGCCCGCCATCGTGCGCGGCCAGCCTTCGCAGCTGGAGCAGGACGCAAGCAGACTATCCAG ATACCAAGCCCACAGCAATGAGCACTGCGAGGACCGGCACCTGCAGCCCAACCAGAACTGGCAGAACCTGCCGTGCAGCCGCCAGTGCGGCGGGCTAGTCAG CAACAAGATAAACGAGCTCGTAAAGAACGCCCAAAAGTCTGAGGCGCCGCCGCGACCGGTCTACAACCAGGCGCACGATCCCGAATCAGATTTCCGTAAGATCCTGCGCAACTCGCCCGAGATCCTCGCCACCCCTATCTTCAGTTCGGACGACGACTACACGGAGGGGCCGTTCCGCTTCAAGCAGCTTCTGAGGCCCACTCTCGGCCCGACTGAGAGCCTCCGCAAGAGGAAAGTGCGGAACTCCCCCGGACAAAGCCCGTGGATGTCCGATAGCTCGCAAGACAGCACTAGCTCCAAACAGCCTCTGTATAACAAACGCCGCCCACAAATCAGTATGGGAGTGTATTATAATTAG